The DNA segment CGACACCTTCGTAAGTACGGGAGGCAACTGGCGGTCCGAAGCGGTCCGTGCCTTCCAGAAGGAAACCATCCGATTGGCCGGGGAATCCCTGGAGCGCCACGCGCCGCCGCTGAGGGATATCAGCACGGTGACCATGACCTTCAACATGGACGACATCGCCCTTATTCGTGAAAAGATCAAGGAGTTCCGTTCGGAGCTTCTGAGGTTGTCGCAGGAAGGTACCGGCGACAACACGGTATTCCAGCTGAACGTTCAATTGTTCCCGCTGGGATTTGTGAAGAAGTTGCAGGAGAGAGAAAAATGAAAAAGGCATTTATCTTTCTGCCCTGGGTCTTTTTGCTCTTGTGCTGTTCCGAAACCGAGACCGCTGGTGGCCCCGGAAGTGAAACAACCAACGGCATCGTGGCCTACGTAGACGGTGCGCCGGCGGCTTTCGCAGGCGTGGCTCTCCGACGTGTTGACCAGAAGGCCTCTCTTGCTGCGCTTGAAAATTCTGTAATCCAGCCGGATTTCTTTGCCGATTCCAACGGCCGCTTTATCTTGGACACGGTCTCTTCCGACGAAGAATTCCGCATGACCGTGGTGAGCGTCGGTGCCGCATTCTCCAAGACATTCTCCGCCAAGGAACTTTCCAAGCTGGACTCCATTGAACTGACTGCCACGGGCTCCGTGTCGGGCGCTGTCGACCTCCCGAAGGGAAGCGAATATGCGTGGGTCGGTGTCTATGGCATGGACATGCTCGTGAAGACGGATGCCGAAGGCAAGTTCGCTTTGCCGACGGTCCCCTCCGGTGATTCCCTGAAACTGTATTTCGCCGAGGAAAGCTACGACTCGGTGTACGAAAGCCACAAGGTCGAAGTCCAGCCTTACGGCATGGAAACGGTGAACCTGAAGACGGAAGGCATTGTCGCCGTGTCGAAAGGCAAGCCTGTGCCCTTCGCTTCCGTGGCTGTGCGCTCGGTGGACCAGATGGTCGAAGATACATCCCTCACGAATTCGATTGTCGTTTCCGAAATTCGTGCGGATTCCAATGGCCGCTTTGTGCTCGACAGCCTGAAGAAAGGCGATTACCGCCTTACCGTGGTGGATAACGGCATCGCCTATTCCAAGGTGCTTTCTAGCAAGGAAATAGAAAAACTTGACACTGTAGAGCTGTCCGCGACGGGGTCCCTTGTCGGGCGCGTGACTCTCCGCAGCGACATGTTCTTCGCCTACGTGGGCGTACGCGGGCTGGATGTGCTCGTGAAGACGGATTTCAACGGAAGTTATGTATTCCCCGCCCTCCCGGTGGGTGATTCGGTGGAACTCTATTTTGTTGATAAAAAGATGAACAAACTTCCTGTAGAAGTGAAGGTGGTTGTCGACGAGAACACTGCTGATTTCCACGCTCCCTCCATGACGCTGCAAAACTTTGAAGATTCCTTTGACTATTGGTACACGGGCATGGACTCCCTGGGTTCGTCTTTGACGCCAAACCCCAAGGATTCTTCTATCAAAAAGGGTGTCGAGTACGATTCTACGCGCAAGTCCAACGTGTTCCATGGACAGTACTGGCTGTGGAATTCTTCGTATGCCTGGGTGCTGGTGGGAACCAACCTGCAGGACAAGGCATGGAACCTTTCGCTGCTCGATTCCATCGTCTTCTATGCAAAGGGTGACGGCCAGATTCGCGTTGCTGTCGAAAACTGGGACAAGGTCTCCGAAGAACTCGGCATGAACTTGAAGGCCGCGTCCGTGTGGATGGACCTTGATACGGCGAAGTGGCAGCGTTACGTGGTCGAACCTTCCGACCTTATCATAAATGCACTTGACAACGTTGACGGCCTGAAACCTTGGACTTACGTCAGGGGCTGGGTGAAGCAACTCCACTTCTTTGCCCAAGGCGGTTCCAACTTCTACATAGACGACATCAAGCTGTACGGCGTGCTGTTTTAGTAAATCGCGCCGTTTCCGCTTATTTTCTTATTAACTGGGCGTCTTAGGGTGAATCTTTCGCCTTTGGCGCCCTTTTCGTAACACCGATAATTAAGTATCTTTGTATCGTTATGCAGAGCTTAGAAAAAGAAGCGGCTGTTGCCGTCCAGTATCTTTCCACGATTTCCAAGGAAGTCGAAGCGAAGTTTGAAGAATTTCTTCCCAGTGAAAAGGAACGTCCCTGCCG comes from the uncultured Fibrobacter sp. genome and includes:
- a CDS encoding carboxypeptidase-like regulatory domain-containing protein, with product MKKAFIFLPWVFLLLCCSETETAGGPGSETTNGIVAYVDGAPAAFAGVALRRVDQKASLAALENSVIQPDFFADSNGRFILDTVSSDEEFRMTVVSVGAAFSKTFSAKELSKLDSIELTATGSVSGAVDLPKGSEYAWVGVYGMDMLVKTDAEGKFALPTVPSGDSLKLYFAEESYDSVYESHKVEVQPYGMETVNLKTEGIVAVSKGKPVPFASVAVRSVDQMVEDTSLTNSIVVSEIRADSNGRFVLDSLKKGDYRLTVVDNGIAYSKVLSSKEIEKLDTVELSATGSLVGRVTLRSDMFFAYVGVRGLDVLVKTDFNGSYVFPALPVGDSVELYFVDKKMNKLPVEVKVVVDENTADFHAPSMTLQNFEDSFDYWYTGMDSLGSSLTPNPKDSSIKKGVEYDSTRKSNVFHGQYWLWNSSYAWVLVGTNLQDKAWNLSLLDSIVFYAKGDGQIRVAVENWDKVSEELGMNLKAASVWMDLDTAKWQRYVVEPSDLIINALDNVDGLKPWTYVRGWVKQLHFFAQGGSNFYIDDIKLYGVLF